The following are encoded in a window of Staphylococcus piscifermentans genomic DNA:
- a CDS encoding SA0570 family protein, with the protein MKKILSAAIVSATVLTGLGINQADAASGNTIQSVQQIHQGDQSLEGVKLGENIQDVLKTQKPSGYSYKPDNTEHYYEFKTANGLMIVTAQGKKDQGTVKRISMEYNKPNGPTLNEVRHQLGNTVKWRYHNDDRTGNFGYVKDGKTTYQFGTESPKDKNLKLYRIDIEK; encoded by the coding sequence ATGAAAAAAATATTATCAGCAGCGATTGTTTCTGCAACAGTTCTAACAGGGCTAGGTATTAACCAAGCAGACGCGGCATCTGGCAATACGATTCAAAGCGTTCAACAAATCCACCAAGGTGATCAATCACTAGAAGGCGTTAAATTAGGTGAGAATATTCAAGATGTCTTAAAAACACAAAAACCTTCTGGATATTCTTATAAACCCGATAATACTGAACATTATTACGAGTTCAAGACTGCTAATGGTTTGATGATTGTAACTGCTCAAGGTAAAAAAGACCAAGGTACAGTGAAACGTATTTCTATGGAATACAATAAACCTAATGGTCCAACACTTAACGAAGTACGGCACCAATTAGGTAATACGGTTAAATGGCGTTACCATAATGACGATAGAACAGGTAACTTCGGTTATGTAAAAGACGGAAAAACAACTTATCAATTCGGCACTGAATCTCCTAAAGATAAAAACTTGAAACTTTACCGTATTGATATTGAAAAATAA
- the sarA gene encoding global transcriptional regulator SarA: MAVSKIKNSSDLLAMVTYADKMKSIIKKEFSISFEEFAVLTFISQSDDSEYYLKDIINHLNYKQPQVVKAVKNLSQEDYFDKKRNEQDERTVLILVNSKQREKINELLGRIDERIVKANKEIKF; encoded by the coding sequence ATGGCCGTTTCTAAAATTAAAAATTCATCTGACTTGCTAGCTATGGTCACTTATGCAGATAAAATGAAAAGTATCATCAAGAAAGAGTTTTCAATCAGCTTCGAGGAATTCGCTGTGTTAACTTTTATCAGTCAATCTGATGATAGCGAATATTACCTTAAGGATATTATCAATCACTTAAACTACAAACAACCTCAAGTGGTTAAAGCTGTTAAAAATCTTTCACAAGAAGATTACTTTGATAAAAAACGTAACGAACAAGATGAAAGAACAGTATTAATTTTAGTTAATAGTAAACAACGCGAAAAAATCAACGAATTATTAGGTAGAATTGACGAACGTATTGTAAAAGCTAATAAAGAAATTAAATTCTGA
- a CDS encoding DUF2922 domain-containing protein: protein MSKTLELIFLNAANKPVKLLIPDLKAGVTEENARNAMNTLLETDALNPTAGKPVAVKSAQIVEKDTHVIF, encoded by the coding sequence ATGTCTAAAACTTTAGAACTCATTTTTCTGAATGCAGCTAACAAACCTGTAAAATTGCTTATTCCTGATTTAAAAGCAGGAGTTACTGAGGAAAATGCGCGTAATGCCATGAACACGTTGTTAGAAACTGACGCGTTAAATCCGACAGCTGGTAAACCTGTTGCAGTTAAAAGCGCACAAATTGTTGAAAAAGACACACACGTTATTTTCTAA
- a CDS encoding efflux RND transporter periplasmic adaptor subunit: MYTAAYNRPFTFKGVQEAEYTQTFLYHSEYGKIHDWFIQSGKKVKKDTPVLEYYNSKAEHQMTAFRKQLTALDKKSNRTVLHTFLEEQFYLNQSLLRTQEHSILEGTLHILVPYPSKDKEAFAKIYSTKRIIKSIVDENQRRQLKNNQEIEIQPQFGKPFKGRIIKLDQFPTSASTISKPAEYTVAISTDSTYPIGTHFNISLPTHLITLPKEVLYDKNSVLIKKDEKIVKRIIKYYEKSGMVIISEGLLPGEKVIAQPKNFTFN; this comes from the coding sequence ATGTACACTGCTGCTTATAATCGTCCATTCACTTTTAAAGGCGTACAAGAAGCAGAATATACGCAAACTTTTCTTTATCATTCAGAATACGGAAAGATTCATGATTGGTTTATTCAATCTGGCAAGAAAGTTAAGAAAGACACACCCGTACTGGAATATTATAATTCGAAAGCGGAGCACCAAATGACTGCTTTTCGTAAGCAACTCACAGCGCTTGATAAGAAATCAAACCGCACTGTACTTCACACCTTTTTAGAAGAACAATTTTATCTTAATCAATCCTTGCTTCGAACCCAAGAACACAGTATTCTCGAAGGTACTTTGCATATCTTAGTACCTTATCCTTCAAAAGATAAAGAAGCTTTTGCTAAAATTTATAGTACTAAAAGAATTATCAAATCCATCGTCGATGAAAATCAACGTCGGCAATTAAAAAATAACCAAGAAATAGAAATCCAACCTCAATTCGGAAAACCTTTTAAGGGAAGAATAATTAAACTGGATCAATTCCCGACCTCAGCTTCAACGATAAGCAAACCGGCGGAATATACAGTTGCTATTTCTACCGATTCTACCTATCCCATAGGTACTCATTTTAATATTTCTCTTCCTACCCACTTAATTACTTTACCAAAAGAAGTGTTATATGATAAAAACTCAGTATTAATTAAAAAAGATGAGAAAATTGTTAAAAGAATTATTAAATACTATGAAAAATCGGGTATGGTTATTATTAGTGAGGGATTATTGCCAGGGGAAAAAGTTATTGCCCAACCAAAAAACTTCACGTTTAACTAA
- a CDS encoding DMT family transporter, with amino-acid sequence MVFLLLLGLIAGTMVPIQTSINSRLIEYTKSSFYASTISFAVGSLFLIIVNLIVNPGVFNANYYHFDFNYTWITGGILGVIFLTGNLILFPRLGASLTVIITIAGQIVMGVLIDTFGWFGAEAQPFTFLKLCGILLLFFGIFIMNYSKQSGATETQNNPLALILWLAIGFAFGFAPPIQTAINSQLGQIVQSPFLASFISFFVGTLTLFIITLIMNRSLKMRAHSPEIGKIKWFYFIGGILGVVFVTANIILMPHLGAALTTIIAMLGQMLMGILIDHFALLGAPRNRISVRKCVGVICIIIGIVILRLF; translated from the coding sequence ATGGTCTTTTTATTACTTTTGGGATTAATAGCTGGAACAATGGTACCCATCCAAACCTCTATTAATTCTCGATTAATCGAATATACCAAATCATCATTTTATGCGTCTACTATTTCCTTCGCCGTAGGTTCTCTGTTTTTAATTATCGTTAATTTGATCGTTAACCCTGGCGTTTTTAACGCTAATTACTATCACTTTGATTTTAATTATACTTGGATTACAGGCGGGATTTTAGGAGTTATTTTCTTAACAGGAAATTTAATTTTATTCCCAAGACTCGGTGCTTCCTTAACAGTCATTATCACTATTGCTGGCCAGATCGTCATGGGGGTCTTAATCGATACTTTCGGTTGGTTCGGCGCAGAAGCGCAACCTTTTACTTTCTTAAAACTGTGTGGCATTCTGCTATTGTTCTTCGGAATCTTTATTATGAACTACTCTAAGCAAAGTGGTGCCACTGAAACGCAAAATAATCCTCTAGCACTAATATTATGGCTAGCCATCGGATTTGCCTTTGGATTCGCACCCCCTATCCAAACTGCTATTAACAGTCAATTAGGGCAAATTGTGCAAAGTCCATTTCTTGCTTCCTTCATTTCATTCTTTGTAGGAACACTCACATTATTTATTATCACTTTGATTATGAATCGTTCATTGAAAATGCGTGCACATTCTCCTGAAATTGGCAAAATAAAGTGGTTTTATTTTATCGGCGGTATATTAGGAGTGGTCTTCGTAACCGCAAATATCATTTTAATGCCCCATTTAGGCGCGGCACTCACTACTATCATTGCGATGCTCGGTCAAATGCTGATGGGCATACTCATCGATCATTTCGCTCTGTTAGGCGCACCCAGAAATCGCATCTCAGTCCGCAAATGTGTCGGCGTGATTTGTATTATTATCGGAATTGTTATCCTACGATTATTCTAG
- a CDS encoding DUF1659 domain-containing protein has protein sequence MKKIKDVAITLIHEEIGENDKVVQKRRKFSRLNPEISTQGLQTFKNVIEKLTGETYINVEVTTVETL, from the coding sequence ATGAAAAAAATTAAAGATGTTGCCATCACATTGATTCACGAAGAAATTGGCGAGAATGACAAAGTTGTACAAAAACGTCGTAAGTTTTCACGTTTAAACCCAGAAATCTCTACTCAAGGATTACAAACTTTTAAAAATGTCATTGAAAAATTGACTGGTGAAACGTACATCAATGTCGAAGTTACGACAGTAGAAACTTTATAA